One Candidatus Methylomirabilis sp. genomic window, GCAGCTCCCGGAAGCCGATAGTTCCCGATCTTGGCCGCGGCGCCCCGAAGGGCCAGGACCTCCGCGTGGGCGGTCGGATCCGTCAGACCGATCGAGGCGTTATGGGCCCGCCCCAGGATCTCCCCCTCGAGGACGACGACGGCGCCGACGGGGACCTCGCCGGCCGCAGCCGCCCGCCGAGCCTCCTCCAAAGCGAGCTGCATGAAGCGGGCGTCCGTCGCCGAACCCACGGGGCTGCCTCCGCGCGGAAAAAGCACGGCCACTCTACCACACCGGGCAGGCTGCAGCAACGGGAGCGGGCCCCTCTGGAGAGGATCAGGCGGAGACGGCGAGACGTTCCAGGTGTCGCGACCAGCGGAGGCGCCCACCGAGGCCGAGCGGGGTGTAGATCTCAATGCCGAGGCGGGTCCGATCCCCGTCGGGGGCAGCCCACAGGACGAGGCCGAGAGCCTCCAGGGGGCCGGTGGGGGTGTGGATCTGGACGGTGACGGGGGTCTGGGGTGGGATGGGGGCTTTCAGGAGGACTCCCAGCCCTCCCTCGCTGAGGTCCAAGCTCTCCCCCTCAATCTGGCGGACCGAGGTGCCGTTTGGGATGCCGCAGGAGGCGGGATGGCGCGCCGGATAGCGGCGGTGGCGCCGATTGAAGGGAGGGTACGCGCCCCCGCTGGCAGCCGCGTGCGCTTCGACCAGGGTGGCCCGGCGGGCATCCGGATCGGCTGTCTCCTCCCAGTGGAGGAAGGCCGCCGCCTCCCGGACGCCCCGGGGCAGCCGCTGGTCTCGGAGGATGGAGCCCTTCACGGCCTTGCCCCCGGGCTCCAGGGTGGCCCGGAGATTTTCCGTGGCGGAAATGTACAGAATCCGTTGGGCCCGATCGGCGAGGACCAGGACCCCCG contains:
- a CDS encoding PilZ domain-containing protein: MGSLPWRPWPPVKGERLPDRPGVLVLADRAQRILYISATENLRATLEPGGKAVKGSILRDQRLPRGVREAAAFLHWEETADPDARRATLVEAHAAASGGAYPPFNRRHRRYPARHPASCGIPNGTSVRQIEGESLDLSEGGLGVLLKAPIPPQTPVTVQIHTPTGPLEALGLVLWAAPDGDRTRLGIEIYTPLGLGGRLRWSRHLERLAVSA